From Alteribacter keqinensis, one genomic window encodes:
- a CDS encoding carbon starvation CstA family protein, with translation MITFLISIVILVIGYFTYGKFVEKIFGVKEARPTPAYANQDGVDYVPMGTKRNSMIQLLNIAGVGPIFGPILGALYGPVAFLWIVLGAIFAGAVHDYLTGMISIRNKGAHLPELAGKFLGKVMKHVVNGFAVLLLLLVGTVFVTAPAALIDNLTPGWVTMGLIITLIFIYYIIATMLPIDKIIGRVYPIFGALLVLSALGIGGGLVVTGAPIPELSFSNMHPEGLAIFPLLFLTISCGALSGFHATQSPIISRTTQNEKQGRKIFYGMMITEAVIAMIWAAAAMALFHGTDLNALIAEGGPAAVVSEVSLVMLGAIGGTLAIIGVIILPITSGDTAFRSARMILADYFNIGQIKKMNRLFIALPMFVISVALTQIDFTLLWRYFSWANQSTAMIALWIGAMYLALQKKNHWIASLPATFMTMVTTTYILNAEIGFGLPMNVSLIGAAIATVIIIVLFSLKLRKELGKDQPFEVDMVSKEVA, from the coding sequence ATGATTACATTTTTAATCTCCATCGTTATATTAGTGATTGGTTATTTCACATATGGAAAGTTTGTTGAAAAAATATTTGGTGTAAAGGAGGCGCGTCCGACTCCTGCCTATGCAAACCAGGACGGTGTCGACTACGTGCCGATGGGAACGAAACGAAACTCTATGATTCAGCTGTTAAACATCGCCGGCGTCGGTCCGATTTTTGGTCCAATCCTCGGTGCCTTATACGGTCCCGTTGCGTTTTTATGGATCGTCCTCGGGGCGATTTTTGCCGGAGCAGTCCATGATTATTTAACCGGAATGATCTCGATTCGAAACAAAGGAGCCCACCTGCCTGAGCTTGCCGGGAAGTTTCTCGGTAAAGTGATGAAGCATGTAGTAAACGGCTTTGCGGTCCTGCTGCTGCTTCTCGTAGGTACGGTGTTCGTCACAGCGCCGGCTGCGTTGATCGACAACCTCACGCCAGGCTGGGTAACGATGGGGCTTATCATCACTCTGATTTTTATCTACTACATCATTGCGACGATGCTGCCGATCGATAAAATCATCGGCCGCGTGTATCCGATCTTCGGGGCACTCCTTGTTCTGAGTGCACTGGGTATCGGAGGCGGACTTGTGGTTACAGGTGCTCCGATTCCTGAATTAAGCTTCTCAAATATGCACCCAGAAGGACTGGCCATTTTCCCGCTGCTGTTCCTCACAATCAGCTGTGGAGCGTTGAGTGGATTCCATGCAACCCAGTCGCCGATTATTTCACGTACCACTCAAAATGAAAAACAGGGACGTAAGATTTTTTACGGGATGATGATTACTGAAGCCGTCATCGCCATGATCTGGGCAGCCGCTGCCATGGCCCTGTTCCACGGCACAGATTTGAACGCCCTCATTGCAGAAGGCGGACCAGCTGCTGTTGTAAGTGAAGTAAGTCTTGTGATGCTCGGTGCCATCGGTGGTACACTTGCGATCATCGGGGTCATCATTCTTCCGATCACATCCGGTGACACAGCCTTCCGTAGTGCCCGAATGATTCTCGCGGACTACTTCAACATTGGTCAAATCAAGAAGATGAACCGTCTGTTCATTGCCCTGCCGATGTTTGTGATCTCTGTTGCACTGACGCAGATTGACTTCACACTCCTGTGGCGCTACTTCTCCTGGGCAAACCAGAGTACAGCTATGATCGCCCTCTGGATCGGCGCCATGTACCTGGCCCTTCAAAAGAAAAATCACTGGATTGCCAGTCTTCCGGCAACCTTTATGACAATGGTTACGACAACCTATATCCTGAACGCCGAGATCGGCTTCGGTCTTCCGATGAACGTCTCCCTGATCGGAGCCGCCATCGCCACCGTTATCATCATTGTCCTCTTCTCGCTGAAATTGCGTAAAGAACTCGGAAAAGATCAGCCGTTCGAAGTGGATATGGTGTCAAAAGAAGTAGCATAA